GCGCTGAGTTGCTGCTTTTAGCTCACGCACATTGCCGGGCCAAGCCAATGTGCAGAGCCATTGGACGAGATGATCGGAGTATTTGAGTTCCGGAGCAATTTCGTACACAAACTGACGGAATAGAAAATCAATATCAACCGTACGTTCGCGTAAAGGTTTCAGCGGCAACACAAAACCGGCAATACGATAATATAAATCTTCGCGAAACTGTTTATCCCGGATCAATACCGATATATCCCGATGGGTCGCCGCAATAACACGAACCGATACGCTTTTCGAAACAACGCCGCCGACGCGTTCAAACCGACCTTCCTGTAAAACCCGAAGAAGTTTAACCTGAAATGCCGGGCTTGTCTCTGCGATTTCATCCAAAAACAACGTACCATTATCTGCCATTTCAAACCGGCCTGGCTTGGCTTGTACCGCGCCCGTAAAAGCGCCTTTTTCATATCCAAATAACTCCGCTTCGATCAAATTGTCGTTAAATGCCCCACAATTAACAGCTACAAAAGGACCCGAAGCGCGCTGTGAACGGCGATGAATAAATTCGGCGATACGTTCTTTCCCAGTGCCGGATTCACCGGTGATCAGCACCGGAACATTTGACTGGGCTACCTGATCGGCTTTTTGGAGAAGCTCTGCGACGGGCGAATCTTTATGGTAATAAATACCCTGCGCTTCACGGCATTCCGACAAATCCAACGGGCGAATTTGATCGGATATTTTTTCGTAAAAATTGAGCCGATACCTTAGATCCGTCAGATCATCCGATGTGGCAGAGGCAACCTCTTTTGTCACAGTAACGGTGCGACGCTTGATCCCCAACATGAACGTCGAAACGAGTATCGGCACAAGAGTCCAACCTATACCGATAGGCAAATAAATACGCAAAAAGTATAGACCGGCAGCGA
The window above is part of the bacterium genome. Proteins encoded here:
- a CDS encoding sigma-54-dependent Fis family transcriptional regulator codes for the protein MWKQWPLWLLVVLFAGTAVVSFLSLRDTRWIWIGAPALIWCAFAAGLYFLRIYLPIGIGWTLVPILVSTFMLGIKRRTVTVTKEVASATSDDLTDLRYRLNFYEKISDQIRPLDLSECREAQGIYYHKDSPVAELLQKADQVAQSNVPVLITGESGTGKERIAEFIHRRSQRASGPFVAVNCGAFNDNLIEAELFGYEKGAFTGAVQAKPGRFEMADNGTLFLDEIAETSPAFQVKLLRVLQEGRFERVGGVVSKSVSVRVIAATHRDISVLIRDKQFREDLYYRIAGFVLPLKPLRERTVDIDFLFRQFVYEIAPELKYSDHLVQWLCTLAWPGNVRELKAATQRSVINARMRHRNYILPADFEIRGATFSDSEQSLAERVLHALRDHQFKHRAMSAVADDLGLHRITVTEYFRGWVIKAMIRCEQEPQAMFEYLRGTSDISEPKALKQRIDEYQNNISERIRTGVKKNESPEEVIRLRFRNTPKFFYDDLIQLIKEYRHD